The Virgibacillus siamensis sequence TAAATGCTCGCAAAAACTAATTGCTTCTTTATCATGTTCAAAAAATACCTCCAACAAATAATCACCCTCATCCAGACCAAACTGTTACATTATATGGACCTGTTGTTAAAAAAATGTGTAAACCATCAAAACTAGTAACAGCAGTGATAATGGAGAGGTGTTTCATCAAAAACCCCTTGGATCATATAGATCCAAGGGGGAATGAGAATACTATTGCAGCAAAATCTTATCATTAATAGTCTCTTTCATTTCTTCTATAAATCGCGCCTGTTTTCACCTGATAACGGAATTTCGGCGGAAACTTGTTTAATCCGTTCGATAATTCTCCCTGCCTTCACGGTTTCTGTTCCACCTTTGTTTGACATTGACAATTGTCTTTCCAGTTGATCAAGACTATAGTTAGAAGTAAAAAAAACCGGCAGCTTTTCCATCATCCGATATTGCAGAATAGACCCGAGTATCTCATCCCGGAACCAGGCAGATTGGGTTTCCGCTCCAATATCATCAAGCATCAGAACATCGGTATTTTTAAAATAATTGATTTTATCATTAATGGAGTCATCCTTAATGGATCCTTTCATCTCCCTGACAAATTCCGGCATATAGATCAGCATTGATGAAATGTTCATATGCTTTAATTCATTGGCAAGAGCACCCAGGAAATATGTTTTGCCTATACCAAACGGACCATAAAAATACAAGCCTCGTTCAGGAAGCTCTGTTTTTGCATCCTTAAGAAAATGCATCATTTCATGAACAACGGGCTGCCTGTTTTGATCGAGTTCAATACTCGAAATACTCGCGTTGAAAATATCTTTAGGCATGTACAAGCTTTGAATTAAACGCTGCTGATCCTTTTGCTTTTCATAATCAATCCGGTTATGGCATTTTTCATAAACCAGATGAATTTCATTATCTTCCACCTGCAATATAGGAGAATATCCTTGTATCATATTCATGCAGCTGCCAAAACTTTCACATTTATCGCATTGCTTGGACTGCGTTTTATATTCATAGAGTTTTATCAGGCTCTTATCTATTTCCCGTTCCGAAATATTTGGATGCAATGAAAGAAACTCTTTAATTTCAGGGTCCTGAAGCACTTCTTGCCTTACCTTTTGATAGTTTTCTTTAAAATTTTTATTTTGCTGCATCCACTTTTTCAGTTCTGATTGGACCGGTTTCATCGAAATCATCCTTGACCTTGATTATTTTTGGTTTCCATTCGAAAATTCTTTCAGAAGTGCCGCAAACTCATCATTATTCTGTTCATATTCTTGATTGTTCCGGCTTGGCTGCTGCGGCTTCTTTTTCCTTTCTTTAAACCAATCCGGCACCACTTCCCTGGAAGGATTAGTTCGTTTATTATACTTTCCGGAAGTTTTATTCTTTTGAACGAATTCCTGTTCTTTTTTGGCAAAGGCCATTGCCTCTCTGGCAGTTTTCAAATTCGCACGTGACCAGTGACTGGCAATTTTCTCCATATATGCCTTTGACAGTTTCATATTAGTCTGCAGCAGAACATAGTGAATCAAAACATTCATAACTGGAGAAGGAAGGCCCTGCGTTGTCATAATATCCCGTATAACTTTCATATCCTGTCCGGAAGCCTGACCGCCATTTGATAAATCCTCCAGTAATTGTCTTGGTGACATTCTTTCCAATTCGGTAATAAACTGCTCTTGTCTTGATTGTGGTTTTTTTTCAGGCTTCACATCTTCTGAGGGCTTCTCTTTTTCTGTCAACTTTATTGTCGATTTCCGATGTCTGCTTTTGAACAGATCATGACACGCCTGCTTAAATTCATTATGATGAAGCAAATTTTCATCGGTCAACGCCCATAAAATGGCCTTTTCTGTATCAAGTCCTGTTAGATCGTACAATACCATCATTTGCGTAATCAGCTTCTTATTGTCCGGTGTCAGTACCTTTTTCACAGGAATCATTTTTCGCTGAAGCATTTGTTCAATCCATGAAAAATCCATTTCAACTCGATTTTGTGCTTCGTCATTAGAGTATTCCACTATAACACCACTGCCAGGTACCGGTTGAAATGTCTGAAATACATCGTGAAAAGAGGCAGTAACATTATTTTCTTTTGTCATTATTTCATCTTGCTGATACGTACGTTTAAGCATTTGAAACTTATCATTATCAATATGGTGATACAATAATTGCTCGAGCATTTCATCCTTAAAAAAAGCCGATGGGGCAAAAGGGCATTGCAGTTCATAAACATATGAATCATGCTCATCAAGGGATTGCTTAAATGTTTTAAGCAATCCGATTCCTTCAAGCTTTAGTCTTGCCCTGTAGATAGTATCCAAAGGCACATTCATATAATTCATTAAAGTATGATGGGTCTGGTTCCCTGTTTCCTGCTGCAGTTCTCTGTCATGCAAAAGTGTCTGATAAAGCATAACCGCTTCTATTCCAATCAGCGGCTGATAAAGATGCGTCAGTGATTTCGCATAATCAACAGGCAATTCACCTTTCAGAAATACATGATAACCTTCAATCGGCAATAACTTTCCAATAACATCCATATGTCTTTCCCTTTCTTTCCATTAGCTGTCTGACCCGGAGTTTTCTTTATCCGTTTTGATTAAGTCTTTAAGTTCATCCAGAAATACACTAATATCCTTGAATTGGCGATAAACAGAAGCGAAACGCACATATGCCACCTCAT is a genomic window containing:
- the dnaI gene encoding primosomal protein DnaI, which codes for MKPVQSELKKWMQQNKNFKENYQKVRQEVLQDPEIKEFLSLHPNISEREIDKSLIKLYEYKTQSKQCDKCESFGSCMNMIQGYSPILQVEDNEIHLVYEKCHNRIDYEKQKDQQRLIQSLYMPKDIFNASISSIELDQNRQPVVHEMMHFLKDAKTELPERGLYFYGPFGIGKTYFLGALANELKHMNISSMLIYMPEFVREMKGSIKDDSINDKINYFKNTDVLMLDDIGAETQSAWFRDEILGSILQYRMMEKLPVFFTSNYSLDQLERQLSMSNKGGTETVKAGRIIERIKQVSAEIPLSGENRRDL
- a CDS encoding replication initiation and membrane attachment family protein, which codes for MDVIGKLLPIEGYHVFLKGELPVDYAKSLTHLYQPLIGIEAVMLYQTLLHDRELQQETGNQTHHTLMNYMNVPLDTIYRARLKLEGIGLLKTFKQSLDEHDSYVYELQCPFAPSAFFKDEMLEQLLYHHIDNDKFQMLKRTYQQDEIMTKENNVTASFHDVFQTFQPVPGSGVIVEYSNDEAQNRVEMDFSWIEQMLQRKMIPVKKVLTPDNKKLITQMMVLYDLTGLDTEKAILWALTDENLLHHNEFKQACHDLFKSRHRKSTIKLTEKEKPSEDVKPEKKPQSRQEQFITELERMSPRQLLEDLSNGGQASGQDMKVIRDIMTTQGLPSPVMNVLIHYVLLQTNMKLSKAYMEKIASHWSRANLKTAREAMAFAKKEQEFVQKNKTSGKYNKRTNPSREVVPDWFKERKKKPQQPSRNNQEYEQNNDEFAALLKEFSNGNQK